A region from the Neurospora crassa OR74A linkage group V, whole genome shotgun sequence genome encodes:
- a CDS encoding glutamine-dependent NAD(+) synthetase, variant — MGGHLVTVATCSLNQWVLDWEGNLQRIVESIHLAKKAGARLRVGPELEICGYSSLDHFHELDVYTHSLEMLRKLLEDESCHDILIDVGLPILHRNIRYNARAILLNGKILLIRPKMWLANDGNYREMRHFTPWMRPRETELFHLPKILQEIQGETHVLFGDAVISTPETAFGAETCEELFTPKAPHIDMALDGVEIITNSSGSHFTLQKLDVRLQLIMEATRKSGGVYLYANQQGCDGERLYFDGCAMIIVNGNIVAQGSQFSLNDVEVVTATVDLEEVRAYRSSISRGLQAATSNAKYQRIQTSFELSPEDEDTDIWKKPTLPRPPRYHSVEEEIALCGGCYLWDYLRRSGTAGYLVPLSGGIDSCATATLVFSMCRIVIQAIEDGNQQVIDDVRCICKYGKEGELPKTPQELCNQVFTTIYMGMSKQSSAETRGRAKELSDAIGSYHVNLDIDDVYEAQKKLIVQTTNFEPRFKVHGGTVQENLTLQCLQARIRMVTAYEFGQILPTARGRPGGGSLLVLGSANVGESLRGYLTKYDCSSADINPIGSIDKADLKRFIAWAEKKFDLPCLHGFLTAVPTAELEPITQEYVQSDEADMGMTYAELTVFGRLRKLNKLGPYAMFQRLVHDWSADREKVEGDEAPFYTPRQVAEKVKRFFHFYAINRHKMTTLTPALHCNDYSPDDNRFDLRPFLYPPFWKSWSFKRIDMELERIEKKREERAGKGKETA; from the exons ATGGGAGGGCACCTGGTGACGGTTGCGACCTGCAGTCTGAACCAATGGGTTCTAGAT TGGGAGGGAAACCTTCAACGCATCGTTGAGAGTATCCATCTCGCCAAGAAGGCCGGTGCTAGACTTCGTGTCGGTCCTGAGCTAGAGATATGCGGTTACTCAAGTTTGGATCACTTCCACGAGCTCGATGTCTACACCCACAGTCTGGAGATGCTCCGCAAGCTGTTGGAGGATGAGAGCTGCCATGACATCCTCATCGACGTCGGTCTGCCTATCCTCCACCGGAACATCCGATATAATGCCCGGGCTATTTTGCTGAACGGAAAGATCCTCTTGATC AGACCCAAGATGTGGCTTGCCAACGATGGAAACTACAGAGAGATGAGACACTTCACCCCCTGGATGCGTCCCAGAGAAACCGAACTGTTCCATCTGCCCAAGATCCTCCAGGAAATCCAGGGCGAAACCCACGTTCTCTTCGGAGACGCTGTCATTTCCACCCCCGAGACAGCTTTCGGTGCAGAGACCTGCGAAGAGCTCTTTACTCCCAAGGCTCCTCACATCGACATGGCTCTTGACGGCGTTGagatcatcaccaacagcagTGGCTCTCACTTCACCCTGCAAAAGCTCGACGTTCGTCTCCAGCTTATCATGGAGGCAACTCGCAAGTCGGGCGGTGTTTACCTGTATGCCAACCAACAAGGTTGTGATGGTGAACGCCTCTACTTTGACGGCTGCGCCATGATCATTGTCAACGGCAACATCGTTGCTCAGGGCTCACAGTTCAGTCTCAACGACGTGGAGGTCGTTACTGCTACTGTCGATCTGGAAGAAGTCAGAGCTTACAGGTCCTCCATCTCGCGTGGCTTGCAGGCGGCTACCTCGAATGCCAAGTACCAGAGGATCCAGACCTCGTTCGAACTCAGCCCTGAGGATGAAGATACCGATATCTGGAAGAAGCCCACCCTTCCCAGGCCACCAAGGTATCACTCagtcgaggaggagattgcCCTGTGCGGTGGTTGCTATCTCTGGGATTACCTCCGAAGGTCTGGCACAGCGGGTTACTTGGTGCCCCTGAGCGGAGGCATCGACTCTTGCGCCACGGCTACTCTCGTATTCTCCATGTGCCGTATCGTTATTCAAGCCATCGAAGACGGGAACCAGCAAGTCATTGATGATGTCAGGTGTATCTGCAAGTATGGCAAGGAAGGCGAGCTTCCCAAGACGCCCCAAGAGCTTTGCAATCAGGTCTTCACTACCATCTACATGGGCATGAGCAAGCAGAGCTCTGCCGAGACTCGCGGACGTGCCAAGGAGCTTTCCGACGCTATTGGCAGCTACCATGTTAACCTCGACATTGACGATGTGTATGAGGCTCAGAAGAAGCTTATCGTCCAGACAACGAATTTTGAGCCCAGGTTCAAGGTCCATGGCGGCACAGTCCAAGAGAACTTGACGCTGCAGTGCTTGCAGGCTCGTATCAGGATGGTTACTGCCTAT GAATTTGGTCAGATCCTCCCGACTGCCCGTGGCAGGCCCGGTGGTGGCAGTCTTTTGGTTCTTGGAAGTGCCAATGTTGGCGAG AGTCTTCGTGGTTACTTGACCAAGTATGACTGCTCTAGTGCCGACATTAACCCCATCGGATCGATCGACAAGGCAGACTTGAAGCGCTTTATTGCCTGGGCTGAGAAGAAGTTTGATCTCCCTTGCCTCCACGGGTTCTTGACGGCTGTCCCTACTGCAGAGCTG GAGCCCATCACCCAGGAATATGTCCAAAGCGACGAAGCCGACATGGGAATGACGTACGCCGAGCTCACAGTCTTTGGTCGTCTTCGAAAGCTGAACAAGCTTGGTCCCTATGCCATGTTCCAGCGTCTCGTCCACGACTGGAGCGCTGACCGTGAGAAGGTCGAGGGTGACGAGGCGCCTTTCTATACCCCCAGACAGGTTGCCGAGAAGGTCAAGAGGTTTTTCCACTTTTATGCCATCAACAGGCACAAGATGACCACCTTGACTCCCGCATTGCATTGCAATGATTACT CGCCGGATGACAACAGATTTGACCTTAGGCCGTTCTTGTATCCCCCCTTCTGGAAGAGCTGGAGCTTCAAGAGGATCGATATGGAGCTTGAGAGGatcgagaagaagagggaggagcgTGCGGGAAAGGGCAAGGAGACTGCTTAG
- a CDS encoding actin binding protein, translating to MASNGVVAPVASTEAQVVVDEQQQQQQPEQQLAAQISKLEIAEEKQQPEQQQEEQQPPHRSHDPQFNQKRSDPFQFGSRYLQEQDDVFEFNAWDHVETDDAYKEYAEQQYEMQRNAPVSDFDKHRFNSDPAKWWNQFYKNNTANFFKDRKWLQQEFPILDKVTSEGYGPCTLLEIGAGAGNTAFPILSKNKNPELKIHACDFSKKAVEVMRSHEAYNTDQMQADVWDVAGDELPPHLDENSVDVALMVFIFSALSPLQWKKAVENVYRVLKPGGEVCFRDYGRGDLAQVRFKKGRYLDENFYIRGDGTRVYFFEKDELADIWSGKLFTKDSEVEDASEPDIRFVIEDLGVDRRLLVNRAKKLKMYRCWLQGRFRKPLPQ from the exons ATGGCATCGAATGGCGTCGTCGCTCCTGTCGCCTCTACCGAGGCACAGGTTGTCGTcgatgaacaacaacaacaacaacagcccgaGCAGCAGCTCGCTGCCCAGATCTCCAAGCTCGAAATAGCCGAGGAGAAACAGCAGcctgagcagcagcaggaggaacAGCAGCCTCCCCACCGGTCCCACGATCCCCAGTTCAACCAAAAGCGCAGCGACCCGTTTCAGTTCGGATCTCGCTATCTGCAGGAGCAGGATGACGTCTTTGAGTTCAACGCGTGGGATCATGTCGAGACTGATGACGCATACAAGGAGTATGCTGAACAGCAGTACGAGATGCAGCGCAATGCGCCCGTCTCGGACTTTGATAAGC ACCGGTTCAACTCGGACCCTGCAAAGTGGTGGAACCAGTTCTACAAGAATAACACCGCCAACTTTTTCAAGGATCGCAAGTGGCTTCAGCAGGAGTTCCCTATCTTGGACAAGGTCACCTCTGAGGGATACGGCCCCTGCACCCTCCTCGAAATAGGAGCTGGCGCGGGCAACACGGCCTTCCCCATCCTgtccaagaacaagaaccCCGAACTGAAGATCCACGCCTGTGATTTCTCCAAGAAGGCCGTCGAGGTCATGCGCTCGCACGAGGCCTACAACACGGACCAGATGCAGGCCGATGTGTGGGACGTGGCCGGCGACGAGCTGCCCCCTCACCTTGATGAGAACTCGGTGGACGTCGCCCTCATGGTGTTTATCTTCTCTGCATTGTCCCCGTTGCAGTGGAAGAAGGCCGTCGAGAATGTCTACCGTGTGCTCAAGCCCGGCGGTGAAGTGTGCTTCCGTGACTATGGAAGAGGAGACTTGGCTCAGGTCCGCTTCAAGAAGGGTCGTTATCTGGACGAGAACTTCTACATTCGTGGTGATGGCACTCGCGTCTACTTCTTTGAGAAAGACGAGCTGGCCGATATTTGGTCGGGCAAGCTGTTTACCAAGGACAGTGAGGTCGAGGACGCTTCTGAGCCTGACATCCGCTTCGTGATTGAGGACCTTGGTGTCGATCGTAGATTGCTCGTCAACCGGGCAAAGAAGCTGAAGATGTACCGCTGCTGGTTGCAAGGTCGCTTCAGGAAGCCATTGCCGCAGTAG
- a CDS encoding DNA primase large subunit: protein MLRSNVSRIDPKRRNVLDHRKKQFAEAAYKDTDYPHRLNFYSTPPTADITIEQFEQWAIDRLRILAELEACSFRNKTPAETASHMKPLLDKYLPLDTNSSSSSQLFAQRQKDHYSHFILRLAFASTEDLRRRFTRVETMLFRMRLNADDGRERAAFINSLNLDWETVSDEEKRELAAELAATASFGGYKKGQQQQQQYEEDQQTWCKVSWLRVPELVEQRRVFLRQGYAYVPAREQQAMVVSEFSSRLERQLELTARALPRLDEDDRLTPILAHLSKNFITPDASYVGTSSAISSADISARNIDTLVNNHHFPACMSHLHRTLRRDAHLKHYGRLQYTLFLKGIGLNLEECLLFWRQSFNKITDDTFNKEYRYNVRHTYGDVGGDSNRRGGGYSPYSCQKILTEHPPGPGEAHGCPYRHFNMENLQTLLQQGMGVTDRGVLNGVKEDKEKQKFHMACNRVFEHLHKEELKKAKDEGIMTAAQLETIVHPNEYFKRSYLLKNMGKMQGDVKMEG, encoded by the exons ATGCTACGATCAAACGTCAGTCGCATCGACCCCAAAAGGCGAAACGTCCTCGACCACCGCAAGAAACAATTCGCAGAAGCCGCCTACAAGGACACCGATTATCCCCATCGGCTCAACTTCTACTCGACCCCTCCAACAGCCGACATCACCATTGAGCAGTTTGAACAATGGGCCATCGACAGGTTACGAA TCCTCGCCGAACTCGAAGCATGCTCCTTCCGTAACAAAACCCCCGCCGAGACGGCCTCGCACATGAAACCTTTACTCGACAAGTACCTCCCGCTCGACACCaacagctcctcctcctcccagcTCTTCGCCCAGCGGCAAAAAGACCACTACAGCCACTTCATCCTTCGTCTCGCTTTTGCGTCCACGGAGGACCTCCGACGCCGCTTCACCCGCGTCGAAACCATGTTATTTCGCATGCGCCTGAACGCCGACGACGGTCGCGAGCGCGCGGCTTTTATAAACTCGCTTAATCTCGACTGGGAGACTGTTTCGGACGAAGAGAAGCGCGAACTAGCTGCCGAGTTGGCAGCGACTGCCTCCTTCGGCGGCTACAAAAAgggacaacagcagcagcagcaatacgAAGAAGACCAACAAACATGGTGCAAAGTCTCGTGGCTGCGCGTCCCCGAGCTGGTCGAACAGCGGCGCGTCTTTCTCCGACAAGGCTACGCCTACGTTCCCGCGCGCGAACAGCAAGCGATGGTCGTTTCGGAATTCTCGTCCCGGCTGGAACGACAGCTCGAGTTAACCGCCCGGGCCCTTCCCCGACTAGACGAAGACGACCGCTTGACGCCCATCCTGGCACACTTGTCCAAGAACTTTATCACGCCCGACGCTTCGTACGTAGGTACTTCATCCGCCATCTCCTCGGCGGATATCTCAGCCAGAAACATCGACACGCTGGTGAACAACCACCATTTCCCCGCTTGCATGTCCCATTTGCATCGCACCCTGCGGCGGGACGCGCACTTGAAGCACTACGGTCGTCTCCAGTACACCCTCTTTCTGAAGGGCATCGGCCTCAACCTCGAAGAATGCTTGCTATTTTGGCGACAGAGTTTCAACAAAATCACCGACGACACGTTCAACAAGGAGTACCGGTACAACGTGCGACACACGTACGGCGACGTGGGCGGCGACAGCAATCGGCGCGGCGGCGGTTACTCGCCATATTCGTGCCAAAAGATTCTCACAGAACATCCTCCCGGACCGGGCGAGGCGCACGGGTGTCCGTACAGACACTTTAACATGGAGAATCTGCAGACGCTGTTGCAGCAGGGGATGGGGGTGACGGATCGCGGGGTGTTGAATGGGGTcaaggaggataaggagaagCAAAAGTTTCATATGGCTTGCAATCG GGTATTCGAACATCTTCACAAGGAAGAACTCAAAAAGGCCAAGGATGAGGGTATCATGACTGCGGCGCAGCTTGAGACTATTGTCCACCCCAACGAGTACTTCAAGCGGAGTTACTTGCTGAAGAATATGGGCAAGATGCAAGGGGATGTCAAGATGGAGGGTTGA
- a CDS encoding DUF124 domain-containing protein: MSYYPPPPGASGAAAPAQHSYPPPPMSAPPTQTKFSYPSPPTTQQQGRHYPPPPQSAGSSATPPPKSSTPSYPFPPQQQQQQQQQYQQPPQQQFSPPPAQQFSPPPTQQHQQYAPPPAQQQVQQPQPQYAAPPAQQQHAPTALPLHMRTDSSASRTSAHTPPPQQQFAAPPPYAQGEQQPQQQQQPAPTQPVGLGLSTSAAAAITGAPAAGQFSGVGAVSDDVGTFNGGSYRISHRDCNTILTVQLAIGCPLDAKPGSMIAMSPSMSLKGAYKFGLKKLVAGGEMGSSTYTGPGELLLAPAMLGDITSLRLDGSQTWSVSHDGYLASTQNVTKDYKRQGLGKAMFSGEGLWVYKISGTGLLWLTSFGAIVRKDLADGEKYIVDNGHLVAWNTKYVLERVASGGLLSGFASGEGLVCKFTGPGTIFIQTRNATAFSAFMTGQTAKA, encoded by the exons ATGTCTTACTATCCTC CACCTCCTGGAGCATCCGGTGCTGCAG CCCCTGCTCAACACAGCTACCCACCTCCTCCCATGTCTGCTCCTCCAACCCAGACAAAGTTCTCTTACCCATCTCCTCCGACCACCCAGCAGCAAGGAAGgcattatcctcctcctcctcagtcCGCCGGCTCGTCTGCcacgccgccgcccaagTCATCCACTCCTTCGTACCCCtttcctcctcagcagcagcagcagcagcagcaacagtatcaacaaccaccacaacaacaattcTCCCCACCACCGGCCCAGCAATTTTCCCCACCACCgactcaacaacaccagcaatatgcgccaccaccagcccaGCAGCAAGTGCAGCAACCGCAGCCTCAATACGCGGCTCCCCCagcccagcagcaacatgcTCCAACCGCCCTCCCTCTGCACATGAGGACCGATTCCAGCGCGTCCCGAACTTCTGCCCacacccctcctcctcagcaacAGTTTGCCGCTCCTCCGCCGTATGCTCAAGGCGAGCAGCagccccagcagcagcagcagccagcacCCACACAACCGGTTGGTCTGGGGTTGAGCACTTCGGCAGCGGCTGCCATTACTGGTGCACCCGCCGCCGGACAGTTTTCCGGTGTAGGTGCGGTGTCGGATGACGTGGGAACGTTCAATGGTGGCAGTTACCGTATCAGCCATCGGGATTGCAATACTATTTTGACTGTGCAGTTGGCGATCGGTTGCCCGTTGGATGCTAAGCCGG GATCAATGATCGCCATGTCCCCCTCCATGTCCCTCAAGGGAGCCTACAAGTTTGGCTTGAAGAAACTTGTTGCCGGCGGCGAGATGGGCAGCTCGACTTACACCGGTCCGGGTGAGTTGCTTTTGGCCCCTGCCATGCTCGGCGATATCACGAGTCTCCGCCTGGATGGCTCCCAGACCTGGTCTGTCAGCCACGATGGATACCTTGCTTCGACGCAGAACGTCACCAAGGACTATAAGCGCCAGGGACTGGGAAAGGCCATGTTCTCTGGTGAGGGATTGTGGGTGTACAAGATTAGTGGCACGGGGCTGTTGTGGCTGACGAGTTTTGGTGCCATTGTTCGGAAAGAT CTGGCGGACGGCGAGAAGTACATTGTTGACAACGGCCACTTGGTCGCATGGAATACCAAGTACGTTCTGGAACGTGTTGCTTCCGGCGGCTTACTATCGGGCTTCGCTTCTGGCGAAGGACTGGTGTGCAAATTCACTGGCCCTGGAACAATATTCATCCAGACAAGGAATGCG ACTGCCTTTAGTGCGTTTATGACCGGTCAAACAGCAAAGGCCTAG
- a CDS encoding peptide-N4-(N-acetyl-beta-glucosaminyl)asparagine amidase A — MANAVSDQGQFLRPLLYPGNPASSVSTAHGLRSSTSVVPRSGTYGTMNMASRDVEKRPLVVMREELIPRSVKQARTRRVLLSVMWLFASLFLTGFVFHVLGIPSCPRSDIHEQLSPANGTYGHQVEGLHPTESAILGLLKSQQKARQIQPSVTTSSAAAEKTVLRNFEVAPPVLMPYGPADSDGTMPIPAGSTQEACTVLLMRHDFAFSYGVPYIGDYTPPSCKFNRVVMNFTAVSEGRQYDRLALMYLGDTEVWRTSTAEPVAPPGIRWEYLKDMTEYLSLWQQKQKIIFDLGNLVNDKYTGIFNTTLTATFFYSDVATNAAPPSDLIIPISARQSANDAVSQFTLPTQNATNTISNFPLNARRAVFSVSANGQGNEEFWWSNVLQSDTHAFSDTVGELPGYSPFREVQVLIDGQLAGVYWPFPVIFTGGVVPSLHRPIAGIEAFDLKEHEIDITPWLAVLTDGKPHEFTIRIAGINDTASSSSSSGHNAILTDHVNESWYVTGKIFIWTDSDSHSNSIGSNVDNNNDNKFPTIDGLTPLITLSSIRAPPSSSNSSTPESITYTTSVKRSLRVHSSLGTWTQTLSYTNKGLVSAQGYNQFNDMLISGSESSSSSSSFSSSSSTTNDYKTSYTFPLLANSTYSVSPQGNLSISGHLVQGKTVVVSGQMTFPDYDTVAFNGEGNGKKGPRYKESRLETKKEGQAWYQQTGDGKNSTGSGDSKQVFTFGGVEDQGGRGEELYFRDVEARAGRVVRDVKRLGGKDVVGATAGYGEAGAAAVTAGGDDDDDAAGVFGGVPMVGGGGGDGVKRGGAMRMFLGRNRF; from the exons ATGGCGAACGCGGTTAGCGATCAAGGACAGTTCCTCCGTCCTCTTTTATACCCCGGCAACCCCGCCAGTTCAGTCTCAACAGCCCATGGCTTAAGATCTTCGACATCGGTAGTTCCTCGCAGCGGAACCTACGGCACAATGAACATGGCTTCTCGGGACGTTGAGAAGCGGCCTTTGGTGGTCATGAGGGAAGAACTCATTCCTCGCTCAGTCAAGCAAGCCCGAACACGACGCGTTCTCTTGTCAGTCATGTGGCTTTTTGCTTCACTCTTCCTTACGGGGTTTGTCTTCCATGTCCTTGGTATACCGTCATGCCCGAGATCCGATATCCACGAGCAACTCTCACCGGCAAATGGAACTTATGGCCATCAGGTTGAAGGCCTCCATCCTACCGAATCAGCAATTCTCGGCCTTCTCAAATCACAGCAAAAAGCAAGGCAAATTCAGCCATCCGTCACAACTTCGTCTGCTGCCGCGGAGAAAACGGTCCTGAGAAACTTTGAGGTTGCGCCGCCAGTATTGATGCCTTATGGCCCGGCTGATAGCGATGGAACAATGCCCATTCCGGCTGGATCAACTCAGGAAGCATGTACTGTGTTGTTGATGCGCCATGACTTTGCTTTCAGCTATGGAGTCCCGTACATCG GAGACTACACGCCGCCTAGTTGCAAGTTTAACCGAGTTGTGATGAACTTCACCGCTGTTAGTGAGGGGCGACAGTACGACCGCCTGGCATTGATGTACCTTGGTGATACCGAAGTTT GGAGAACTTCAACCGCTGAACCGGTGGCGCCGCCAGGAATTCGATGGGAATATCTCAAGGACATGACCGAGTACCTTTCCCTCTGGCAACAGAAGCAAAAGATCATTTTCGATCTAGGCAACCTTGTCAACGACAAGTACACCGGCATCTTTAACACCACTCTTACAGCCACTTTCTTCTACAGCGACGTCGCAACCAATGCCGCTCCTCCCAGCGACCTCATTATCCCCATCTCTGCCCGGCAGTCCGCCAACGACGCGGTCAGCCAGTTCACCCTCCCTACGCAAAacgccaccaacaccatctcCAACTTTCCACTCAACGCCCGCCGCGCCGTCTTCTCTGTCTCCGCCAACGGCCAAGGTAACGAAGAGTTCTGGTGGTCCAATGTCCTTCAAAGCGACACCCACGCCTTCTCCGACACCGTCGGCGAGCTCCCCGGCTACTCACCCTTCCGCGAGGTCCAAGTCCTCATCGACGGCCAACTAGCCGGCGTCTACTGGCCATTCCCCGTCATCTTCACCGGCGGCGTTGTTCCCTCCTTGCATCGACCCATCGCCGGCATCGAAGCCTTCGACCTGAAAGAACACGAAATCGACATCACCCCCTGGCTAGCCGTTCTCACCGACGGCAAACCTCATGAATTCACCATCCGCATCGCCGGCATCAATGACACcgcgtcctcctcctcctcctctggccACAACGCAATCTTGACAGACCACGTCAACGAATCGTGGTATGTCACGGGAAAAATCTTCATCTGGACCGACTCCGACTCGCACTCCAACTCCATCGGAAGCAacgtcgacaacaacaacgacaacaaatTCCCCACCATCGACGGCCTCACCCCCCTCATCACTCTCTCCTCTATCCGcgctcccccttcctcctccaactcctcaaCCCCAGAATCCATCACTTACACCACATCCGTCAAACGCTCCCTCCGCGTCCACTCCTCCTTGGGAACTTGGACCCAAACCCTCAGCTACACCAACAAAGGTCTCGTCTCAGCACAGGGATATAACCAATTCAACGACATGCTCATCTCCGGCTccgagtcgtcgtcgtcgtcctcctccttctcctcctcctcttctactactaacgACTATAAAACAAGCTACACATTTCCATTACTCGCCAATAGCACCTACTCCGTTTCTCCTCAAGGGAACCTGAGTATATCGGGGCACTTGGTCCAGGGAAAGACCGTTGTCGTCTCTGGGCAGATGACGTTTCCGGATTATGACACGGTGGCGTTCAATGGGGAGGGAAATGGGAAGAAAGGCCCTAGATACAAAGAGTCGAGACTGGAGACGAAAAAGGAAGGGCAGGCGTGGTATCAGCAGACTGGGGATGGGAAGAATAGTACTGGGTCTGGAGATTCCAAGCAGGTTTTTACCTTTGGGGGCGTGGAAGATcaagggggaagaggggaggagTTGTATTTTAGGGATGTGGAGGCGAGGGcggggagggtggtgagggatGTGAAGAGGTTGGGCGGGAAGGATGTGGTTGGTGCTACTGCTGGGTATGGAGAAGcgggagcagcagcggtgacagctggaggagatgatgatgatgatgcggcGGGGGTGTTTGGTGGTGTACCgatggttggtggtggtggtggtgatggagtgaAGAGGGGAGGGGCGATGAGGATGTTTTTGGGGAGAAATAGGTTTTGA
- a CDS encoding adenosine deaminase, variant, giving the protein MTNQITDEEWADILAHELPTQNDPILQKYHAARAALIAEEQKQRSDHVFRQSLSPLARRACSIVSRIRLEEQKAIWTPDLEEQLARKEENNGIIIHPGMMFTLAKETMEATKLWRIVRKMPKGALLHSHCDAMVDFDFLLGVVLETEGMGIATPERGGLGTEERRREAEVVVKFVGELERKVDAKSIWAGDEEGGGGGYEPGTFINLVEAADAFPDGGRKGFLQWLKSRCILSQTDAIEQRHGSAEIWRKFIRCFGVIGSMLHYEPIWRRFLRRLLQQLVEDGVYWVEVRFAWQLDYCREGCTTPEPDYTAMFNVIEEEVAAFKATPEGSSFWGLRMIWTTVRAFGPRTIIQSMNDCIATKINFPHLIAGYDLVGPEDAGRHLTDLLPELFWFRKQCAAEGVEIPFFLHAGETLGDGDAVDHNLFDALLLGARRIGHGFSLYKHPQLIKAVKDKRVLIESCPISNEVLRLTGSIMQHPLPALLARGVPCALCNDDPAILGQDMAGMTHDFWQALQGWENLGLAGLGSLAENSVRWAAFEDQTADEWARDVREASMGSGTKAERLKQWAVEWEKFCVWVVDEYGDEYGGDEA; this is encoded by the exons ATGACAAACCAAATCACCGACGAAGAATGGGCCGACATCCTCGCCCACGAGCTCCCCACGCAAAATGACCCCATCCTGCAAAAGTACCACGCCGCCCGCGCCGCCCTCATCGCCGAAGAGCAGAAACAGCGCTCCGACCACGTCTTCCGCCAATCCCTCTCCCCGCTCGCCCGCCGGGCTTGCTCCATCGTCTCCCGCATCCGGCTCGAGGAGCAAAAGGCCATCTGGACGCCCGACCTCGAGGAGCAGCTGGCGCGCAAAGAGGAGAACAacggcatcatcatccatccgGGCATGATGTTTACGCTGGCCAAGGAGACGATGGAGGCGACCAAGCTGTGGAGGATTGTGCGAAAAATGCCCAAGGGGGCGCTTTTGCATAGTCATTGTGATGCCATGGTCGACTTTGATTTTCTGCTGGGCGTGGTGTTGGAGAcggaggggatggggatcGCGACGCCCGAAAGGGGAGGGCTGGGGAcggaggaaagaaggagggaggccGAGGTGGTGGTCAAGTTTGTGGGGGAACTGGAGAGGAAAGTGGATGCAAAGTCCATATGGGCtggtgatgaggagggaggaggaggaggatatgaGCCGGGGACGTTTATCAATCTGGTGGAAGCCGCGGATGCGTTTCCTGACGGAGGGAGAAAGGGGTTTTTGCAGTGGTTGAAGAGTAGGTGTATTCTGAGCCAGACGGACGCGATTGAGCAGAGACATGGGTCGGCGGAGATTTGGAGGAAGTTCATTAGGTGCTTCGGTGTGATTGGGTCCATGCTGCATTATGAGCCTATCTGGAGAAGGTTTTTGAGACGGCTGTTGCAGCAGTTGGTGGAGGATGGGGTGTATTGGGTTGAGGTTCG ATTCGCCTGGCAACTCGACTACTGCCGCGAAGGCTGCACCACCCCCGAGCCCGACTACACGGCCATGTTCAACGTcattgaagaagaagtcgcCGCCTTCAAGGCCACTCCCGAAGGCTCCTCCTTCTGGGGCCTCCGGATGATTTGGACCACCGTCCGCGCCTTTGGGCCCCGTACCATCATCCAGTCCATGAACGACTGCATCGCCACCAAGATCAACTTCCCCCATCTCATCGCCGGCTACGACCTTGTCGGACCCGAAGACGCCGGCCGCCACCTTACCGATCTCCTACCGGAACTCTTCTGGTTCAGAAAGCAGTGCGCAGCCGAGGGTGTGGAgatccccttcttcctccacgcCGGAGAAACACTAGGAGACGGTGACGCCGTCGACCACAACCTCTTTGACGCCCTGCTCCTGGGAGCAAGGAGGATTGGCCACGGCTTCTCGCTGTATAAGCACCCCCAGCTGATCAAAGCCGTCAAGGACAAGCGCGTGTTAATCGAGAGCTGTCCGATTTCTAACGAAGTGCTGCGGTTAACGGGCAGTATCATGCAGCATCCGCTTCCCGCGCTCTTGGCAAGGGGCGTGCCGTGTGCCCTTTGCAATGACGACCCGGCAATCCTGGGTCAGGACATGGCGGGCATGACGCACGATTTCTGGCAGGCGCTGCAGGGATGGGAGAACCTGGGtctggctgggctgggctcgTTGGCGGAGAATAGTGTGAGGTGGGCGGCGTTTGAGGATCAGACGGCGGATGAGTGGGCGAGGGATGTGAGGGAGGCGAGTATGGGCAGTGGAACCAAGGCGGAGAGGTTGAAGCAGTGGGCTGTGGAGTGGGAGAAGTTTTGCGTGTGGGTGGTGGATGAGTATGGAGATGAatatggtggtgatgaggcgTGA